A DNA window from Phragmites australis chromosome 11, lpPhrAust1.1, whole genome shotgun sequence contains the following coding sequences:
- the LOC133884193 gene encoding F-box protein At5g49610-like — protein sequence METAAGESSHDGLCEDVLVQILVRLPSESVLRCRAVCKSWRRITTDRAFLAAHAARRPREMIVITESLTVSSIPLSLEDDTGRRRFLCDPTKRANDGSATWCSLLYSLDGLLVLRQRPGLYIICNPITRQWTNLPVLTPEPCFTAFPCGFYFHSSSGEYRLLCHGVAKDEDEAMGTVYIWYMKHDYYILSAGGTLPRLLGRASFPAVLPTIMGYERPTSHGGILHWFCSHPQATSTGKILAFHTVSETFQLMSRPPGVTIAALVEIDGALSAATMPSPTRLDIWVLQDYEAESWTLRLRVEVSPPRRIRDSFVSMAISAGGGAILFGDPYCPVVRLCDLKEKGVRKEMYCRSAPLFLVFSESLVSHAFFESPRCPDLESINFPD from the coding sequence atggagACCGCGGCAGGTGAAAGCAGCCACGACGGTCTGTGCGAGGACGTCCTCGTCCAGATCCTTGTCCGCCTCCCGTCGGAGTCCGTGCTCCGCTGCCGCGCCGTCTGCAAGAGCTGGCGCCGCATCACCACCGACCGCGCCTTCCTCGCCGCCCACGCCGCACGCCGCCCGCGCGAGATGATCGTCATCACCGAATCTCTTACGGTGAGCAGCATCCCTCTGTCTCTGGAGGACGACACGGGACGGCGTCGCTTCCTCTGTGACCCAACCAAGCGAGCCAATGACGGAAGTGCGACCTGGTGCTCCCTGTTGTATTCCCTCGACGGCCTGCTCGTACTGCGGCAACGTCCGGGCCTCTACATCATCTGCAACCCGATCACCAGGCAGTGGACCAACCTGCCGGTGTTGACTCCAGAGCCGTGTTTCACCGCCTTTCCATGCGGCTTTTACTTCCACAGCTCGTCCGGCGAGTACCGCCTTCTATGCCATGGCGTAGcaaaagatgaagatgaagccaTGGGGACAGTTTATATCTGGTACATGAAGCACGACTACTACATCCTCTCGGCTGGCGGCACCCTGCCTCGGCTTCTGGGGCGTGCTTCTTTTCCTGCGGTCCTCCCCACGATAATGGGGTACGAGAGGCCCACGTCTCATGGTGGGATCCTCCATTGGTTCTGTTCGCACCCCCAAGCCACCAGCACCGGCAAGATCCTGGCATTCCACACGGTTTCCGAGACGTTCCAGCTGATGTCACGGCCGCCTGGAGTAACAATAGCGGCCCTTGTAGAGATAGACGGGGCGCTTAGTGCCGCGACTATGCCGAGCCCCACGCGGCTGGACATCTGGGTTTTGCAAGACTACGAGGCGGAGAGCTGGACATTGCGCCTTCGGGTAGAGGTGTCTCCACCGAGACGCATCCGTGACTCATTTGTGAGCATGGCTATCTCTGCTGGAGGCGGCGCCATCCTTTTTGGAGACCCATATTGTCCTGTGGTCAGATTGTGCGATCTCAAAGAGAAGGGAGTGCGCAAGGAAATGTACTGCCGCTCTGCTCCCTTGTTCCTGGTTTTCAGTGAGAGCCTCGTCTCGCATGCCTTCTTCGAGTCCCCTCGGTGTCCCGACCTTGAGTCCATTAACTTCCCCGATTGA
- the LOC133884195 gene encoding probable CCR4-associated factor 1 homolog 10 has translation MDKGKRPAEDDSSGRSLRSESIRMTVETHDGYGTSHATASDLLRRGIAKGAEGVREVTAPQTQLMPGEVLDLDERRLLVSRYAMPAQMNEWQMLHLGRASPFFQDMALSSFPPAVQLSPTTGNPVLTSSSGGFLVFDVWAETVYEAFEDIRKLLQRGEGDEFMVGVDSEFAIPDGVVHSGREPPTADLHYEQLCSMVNGGDLVQVGITITDPMFKVLGAWQFNLSFHTSWRAPWHAGVAFLRDEAKLKLEEHASHGIPVALFIHLLAGSGMINNSSLTWVSYMGYPDFGFLVRLLTGPHALPASRLEFLMLFWQLFPRSYDVRVFSKLGRCGREVIAGGLATVCQTLGVQRAGKAHHAWSDALSALQCLEKMASGDTDFARRMTRYSGVLYGVVVDARRHE, from the exons ATGGACAAGGGGAAGCGGCCTGCCGAAGACGACTCCTCTGGACGGTCGCTGCGATCGGAGAGCATCAGGATGACGGTGGAGACACACGACGGCTACGGAACCTCCCATGCCACCGCCTCGGACTTGCTTCGCCGAG GGATCGCGAAGGGCGCAGAGGGCGTGCGGGAGGTGACGGCGCCGCAAACACAGTTGATGCCCGGCGAGGTTCTTGATCTTGACGAGAGGCGCTTGCTCGTCAGCCGCTACGCAATGCCCGCTCAGATGAATGAGTGGCAGATGCTGCATCTTGGCAGAGCCTCCCCATTCTTCCAGGACATGGCGTTGTCTTCTTTTCCGCCGGCGGTGCAGTTGAGTCCAACAACAG GGAATCCTGTTCTCACCTCGTCTTCCGGCggctttcttgtgtttgatgtcTGGGCTGAGACGGTTTACGAAGCGTTTGAGGATATCAGAAAACTGCTGCAGAGAGGCGAAGGTGACGAGTTTATGGTGGGCGTCGACTCTGAATTTGCTATACCCGACGGTGTGGTGCATTCAGGCAGGGAGCCGCCCACAGCCGACTTGCACTACGAGCAGCTCTGCTCAATGGTCAATGGCGGCGACCTCGTTCAGGTGGGTATCACGATTACTGACCCGATGTTCAAGGTTCTAGGAGCATGGCAATTCAATTTGAGCTTCCACACTTCATGGCGCGCCCCATGGCACGCTGGCGTTGCCTTCCTACGGGACGAAGCCAAGCTTAAGCTGGAGGAGCACGCAAGCCACGGAATACCAGTAGCTCTCTTCATCCATTTGCTTGCGGGCTCAGGAATGATCAACAACAGCAGCTTGACATGGGTAAGCTACATGGGCTACCCGGATTTTGGGTTTCTGGTCCGCCTGTTGACGGGGCCGCATGCTTTGCCTGCGAGCCGTCTCGAGTTCCTGATGCTATTCTGGCAACTCTTCCCCCGCTCGTACGATGTGCGTGTGTTCTCGAAGCTGGGGAGGTGTGGCAGGGAAGTGATCGCCGGCGGCCTGGCAACCGTGTGCCAGACGCTGGGTGTCCAGCGTGCCGGGAAGGCCCATCACGCATGGTCTGACGCATTGTCAGCCCTGCAGTGCCTGGAGAAGATGGCAAGCGGAGACACCGACTTCGCCAGACGAATGACTAGGTACTCCGGTGTCCTATATGGAGTGGTAGTCGATGCCCGTCGGCATGAGTGA